Genomic segment of Pochonia chlamydosporia 170 chromosome 1, whole genome shotgun sequence:
TTTGGTCAAATTTTTGCTTGTATTGGGGTTGTGGGAATATGTCCTGgcccaatccatcaaatGCTCATGCAGCCGCGCCTGGCGGAGGAGAACCACGTGGCAGGCATCTGGTTCATTTTGTACCAGGTTTGCcacttgacatcaaacaCCATGCCAGTGTAGTATATTACTTGACATATGTAAGCTACTCAACATGAGGAGattaccaccagaccacctTGCGGTGTACTCGGGTGGAATGCGTCGCAGGGAAGAACACCAATTGCACTGTCAATTGGCTTGTATTTTGGTCATAAGTATCCTGATTTACAACTTGGCATTTCTGATTGGGTCGTGACCTGGctacgtacctaggtaggtatcCAAACAGTCCGCCACGTGCGGACTCGAAATGTAATAACTCGGGCAAGCACTCTCGGCTAACTCAAGGTTAAATAAACCGCAATCCCCCAGCCCCGTCATGGAGTCGCTGCTCTGGATCGCACACATCTAGGTTTGTTGTACTGAGCGAGTATGAGAGAATTCTTCACCTGGTCCACCATTGtctctttgtcttcttcggGTTGAGCTCGCACAAAATAGTATGGAGCTCTCTGTCAAACATTTGTTGGTCGTTGTGGTGGCCGCCACACTTCCTTACATTCAAGTCGCCAAAGCCATTGACACCAACTGGCACGCCCCTTCCAAAACGCAGCTCAATAATCTAACATCTGCCCTTGATTCTAATGGAGTATATGGTTTCATCTTTAATTCTTCCAGTACGCCCGAACAAGACTACGGAAGATACAATTGGTGCAATATGCCTCATGTTCGACCAGCGGAGTACGTGGTGCCCGATCCTGCGTTTGAACTACAGTATGTCGAACTGGTACGTTGTGAGCATACGAACCTGGTTGTTTAATTCTTAGGAAGATCGTACTGCCTAGATGTCTTAATCACTGGCTCATTTCCGTAGATACACAGGCATCACAAGCGAACACCGTACGCATCCAACGCATTTCCGGTAGAATCCTACACATGGGACTGCGACGATTCACGATTGTATCTGTATGGCGAATCTGTGCTAGGGAAAAAAGCTACCCCGGTATTTCGCAAAGGACACACCTCATCATTTAACCCCTTTGTGCCGTCCGGTTGGATTGGGAGTTGCAACTTCCCCCAAATAACATCTAGCGGCTTGGACGACTCGTGGCAACATGGCGCTGATCTGAACGCCGTGTATCATGGGATGCTGGGCTTTCTGCCCGCCAAAGGTTCCGATTACAAATCCGTTGTGCGATATCGTGTCACGAATAATGTCATCACAAGCCAAGTCGCTGGCATGATTATAAACGGCATGTGGTCGACCAGCGATCCGTTTCCACTCATTGTTGAGGTATGTTATACATGGACGACAAGTTTCCCCTTTTGTCAGACCAATTTTGTTCGTATTTCGCTACTCTTCTGATTTCTTCACCCTTCATAGCACCAATTTTACTTCCGAAGACTTCGTTATGTGGCCATCTAAAACTCGAGACTAACACCTGTTATAAAACGGTCTGTAGGCACTGGGGGTAGATAGCTTGGAGCCGCAGTACTCTTGCGGCACAGCCGAAGCACTCTTCAATGATATCAAGTCAAACCGGAATCCTGAGTGGCAAAAGCACCTAGACGCGTCTGCGAACTTGTTCAGCGCGCTGGATGGTATTTCAGGTGTACCTGCCAGTGATGGCGGGTTCCATTCTTCTTTTGATCACTACTATGACAACCTCTCGGCTAGGCAATGTCATGCAAAACCGTTACCCTGCAAGCTACTTGACGGTCATAACTCCACTTCATGTGTCTCACAAAAGCATGCAGATGCAGTCTACCGCATGGGCAATTGGGAATACAGTCAGATATACCGAGACCACCCATCATCACTACCAGCTAGTGCATTATCTCTTGGGATCTGGATCGGAGAACTTGTTATCCATTTGCGCGACGTGATCAGCGGCTCGAGTACCACGAGATATTTCCATAACATAGCGCACGATGGGTCCGTTTCTCGCTTACTCTCCATCTTGCAGATTGATGAAATGGTGTGGCCTGGAATGGGCTCAGAAGTCGTCTTTGAATTATACAAGCGAAAGGAACATGTACCAAAtccccatccatcatcacctctGGCAGCACCAAGTTGTCGCCATGATAATTGTCTCCGACATATGATTCGACATTTTACATCAGTCAATACACTCTGTCACAATTTGCCTGATCCGAGTAGCATTTCGCCAACTCCAGCGCTGCCGTTCCCGTCTGAGTGTTCTGATCATCCTCAACTGTCGTCGGCCTGCGCCTGCTGGTCTAACCTCCCAACGGCATCACCCCTTCCGTCAAATGGCCCTTCATCTAAGCCATCGGGATATTATATTCGAGTCttgtttggtggcaaggtCTTTCAATCCTCCAATCCCAACCTTGGCCGCTTGGATATGGTGCCAGCCGAAGTTTTGTTGGACTACCTTGAGGCTTTGGTCGGCAAATCTGGGGGGGCAATAAAGTCTAAATGCCAAAGCTAGGTTTGTTTGAGCTATAGGTTTACTTACAGTATCCCCCCGGGTTTGCTTTAATCGAGGTCCAGGCGGAACCGGGATAATGGGGGGGCGATGTTCTCTGTTGTGCAAAACGTATATTCATTAGAATCCTCGCGTGTAGAATGCTTACGCAATGACAAGCTCATCTCTTAACTTTCCAACGCCCTCGCGTGTACCATCGAGCTTTTGTGGGCGTTGAAGCCGTTCAATTAATTAGAATATTTCTCTTTGTTTCAGGGTACGCTTTGGACTTCAACTTTTCTCGGCAATGAAATACCCAGCAACAGCTTCGTAGGTCCACTTCACATCAGAAATTTCTTTACGAAGCTCTCATGTAAAACTGAGCTCATTGTTTAGATACACTCGGCGATCTTCCACCGACATGTCGTAGGCAACTGGTCCGTTAGCGGCTGCCTTGCTCATGGAATGCATGGGAAATTGATGATAGTACCAGAGAGACAAATCCTCTGGGCTAACATCCAAGGCGCCGCGTACTTAAGTATGTTCTTAAATTCGTTGTAAACTGCCCAATTGACCGAAAAGCCTTGGAATAGGCGGGCCAGAGTTGAGTGGTAGAAATCCTTCTCATCGTCTCAGAACTGTCTTTTCGCCACTTCGTCCGCATTTTTCCATTCAGCAAGCGAGGAATCAACTGGCTCCGGCTGTGCCAGGGCAGAGAGGTTGAAGAGAACTGTATGAATCATGGGGAGTTGTGCTTTCGTTGACTCTCTGCAGATTCGTGAGTTCCTCTCCATGATGAGTATCGCCGCCTGTTGTTTCAGCTTGGTTGTCTGTGGTTGACTGGACGTCCATCAATATtgaaaccagaccaacagacatggaccccacaacattgaacattgaccaccagacctgtgcatccatccattgaTTGAACTGCCTGCACGCACCAGACGCGTCTGGGCATTAACTCGACACCTACCCTGGGTACAGGTGCTAGACCTAAGTACCTCCCTATGTAGGAAAGAACAGTATTATAAACTGTCCACAACCTAGGTATCTAGATATTAAGTCTTCCGACTAAAAAGGTTAGAGTCAATAGGCTTCACCCCTTGTTGCACGCCAAATGGCCTGTCTCGGGTCTGGCGGGTGATTTTCGAAGTGTTTGCATTGCAGCTCACTTTGCGTAACGTTGCAGGAGCCACTAAATGTATTGGCTTATCGgtaaagtcaagtcaagtctggtcaatactTATCAAATTTGGTTCCAGGGCGGCAACAGCACTAGCCCCTGCAGCATTACCCAGAACCCGCGCAAACCGATATGCATgtggaccagacacctttGGAAAATTGAAGCCGTGAACTTGCCAGTCAGGAGCCTTGCCGCAAGTGGGATATTAAACGGCTGCACTGatacagtacggagtacatgtaccaGATCCCCCCCAAGCGAGATTGCTCTGTGGTCTATCCTCAAAAAGTGGTCTGGGTGTCAACACGGACGAGAGACTTCAAGCGTAATGAGCAGAGGCTGAAATACCAGGGCCATGTTTCGCAAGCCTTCCAGACATATGGCCGGCAGCCTAGGAAAAGAGGCGCAGGTGATGTcacctacctacctaggaACCTAGGCACACAAAGCACGGCTGACGACGTGATATTCAGGcaccatcaaccatcaacgACGCCGATGTGCGCGGATTGGTGGCGCTGCTTTTGGAGCGCTCAAATGTTCCATGCCTCCATGcctccatgtctccatgtctccatgtccttctgCAGACCACGTGGTGGACTACTGTAGGAACTAGAAGGCACCGAACAGAGCAGGTTGCAGTTTCGAGTTGTCAGTGGGAACCAAGGTGTCAACCTTGGAAGTCATCAAATGAAACaacctacctacctaggtagtctTTGCCTACCTAccagtacctaggtactcaagTAGGTCTAGGTACCTGACTGTACCTGGTATCACGTAGACACCAATGCCAAATCAGAGTGAGGGGAAGTGGTACTTACttactaggtaggtaagtAAGCTTAGCCTTAACTAAAAACAAAACCAGTGCCGAATTAATCACAACTGTCCAGATCCTATAGTCGACGGACTCGGTAGTATCCTGGCTGAACAAGACACATCCTTGGACAAGGGTAAGACAGGAAAATACCTTGCCACCAATCAGTATTTCAGATTACatacatactccgtatgtatgtactccgtataggGTCTGGTAGTTATGCTCAGTATACTTTGAAACATAAAACTTTGCATACTCTGTATACTTCAGTAATGAAGAGTAAACGACGGTGGACCTGGCCATGAATGGCTGCGAGGGAGTTACAGGACAATCATCGATACCCGAAGAAGGTATGGACGCAACAATGCTTTGCAATGCCAGAGACACCAGACTACCTcaatacctaggtatttgaTTAATACAAtccgaacattgaacctgaGCAaggtctggcctggtgccTTCCAGAAATTCGTGGGCAACTTGAACCATggtggctgcatgtgccGGCAATGCGTGGGGGGAAGCCCGGCATTGTGAAATGGTGATATTGTGATGAGTCTGCTCTCAATGGTACATAATCAATTTGACCCCAGTGTCGACCTCCATTATCCCATATGGCCCCTGCCTCGATTCGGCCCAGGCGAAGTTGTTGGGGGTTGGTCTCAAAGACAAGTTGGTCGACCCATGTTACATGCAGCGCCGCCATGTGTTCTCAATCAATCTGGATGCACCAGGCACATCTCTGGGCCGGAGCACCCAAAGAGGCAATTAgaggctggacatggagagaGACAGGGCTCATTCAAGCTTATCTGCACACACGCAGACCAAcaactgtctggtctggttggaatCACTAGCAAAACCTGCTGGCAACCAAAGCGTCGACTGCTAGATGCAaaggtctggtttgtctcGCTCCCGAGAATGTAACCTGTTCCATGTCCGACACAAGCCAAGCACTCGCTCATGGACGGTCAAACACATCAAACAAGAAAATCCCCTTGTCAATGGCCCTTACTCCACAGACAAGTTCAGCAAGGCCAGTTTACAGGTATAGTTTGGCGTGTTCTGGACGTCTTCCTGCAGAGCTTCCGGTCACTGTCATTTTGCGGTCTCTAATTCAACGTGGTGCAAGATACATAAGGTATATAAGGTATGTACTGACTTTGCACCGAGCACGCAAAATGTATTAGATCGGTGCCTGGGTACTTAACTACCTACTTTATTGATTGATACCcttgaggtctggtgggccAAGACGTTTTCAGTGAGATGTCTGGGCCTGCTGACGGCCAAGAGAATTATCTAGAGTTTTTGTATGCATGTTAAGTACCATATgtactaggtaggtacctaggtagggAGTACTACCTTAGGATATCTTGGTGCAGAGGAGAGTGGGTGGTCACAAGTCTGGTGAGTATTGACTTGCACGTGCCCGACTCCAAGGTTACTAAAGCCTACCAAGGTGGGCAGATACTCTTGACAACAGACTGGACATACACCAGGTACCTAGGCAGATAGGTAGTTAACGATCAGTGCTTTCAATAGATCGCTGCGTTGAATGTTTTGACTGGAAGCAGGGGGTGGCTCACGAACTtagacaaaccagaccacacaCTGAACCCAGTGATTGACCCTACCCACCaggtaggtacttaagtacttaGAAAGGGGAAGACACCCGGGGGATGgagccaaccagacattaaCACGCCACATCAAGGTGCAAGTATTTCTCCAACACCCGCCATCCCAATGTTGACAATCAGGAAAAACTGCAATACTCAATCTGTGCTTCATTCTTTCCTTGCTGTGCGCACATGAGCACTCTCCTAATGCAAGCCAAAGCCACCCTGGTCAGGTCCAGTCACCATTTCCTTGCCCCAAGCCGCCAAATGGCAACAGCCCAGCCCATcaaggaccagttgaccccaAATTGGGTGCCATCTCAGGTCCTCCTTCCTAAACCAGCTAAGTTGTCACCAACCCAAGAATCCAGTTGGTAGAACCTCTCGTCATCACCACGGGCTTCAGATGATGTCTGATTGTCTTTCAACCCGGAGAGACCCGTTGGGGTCAGCCGTCGCGTGCAACACTTTGCAACCTTTTGACCAACCTTATCTGGTCATGACTCCGGGCTCACAGATTCCTTGGGCCGTGATAGGTTCCATGTTTCTTCAAACCTCCCACGATCCATTCTTCGTGAGCCCCCATCTTGGACTGGTCGTCGGCGCTTCGACAGGATCCGTTGCTTCGAGTGTAATGTGTAGTTCACATGCACCAAGTACGCAGTAGCAGGTCACAGGCTGTGCTCCGCAATACAGTCCAGATGCCCGCTTGTCAACATGCTCAAGGTGACACGGGGGTCAAGGGGCGGCACTCCGACGCATTGCACCAGCTGCGGTAGCCATGAAAGCCTGAGCACGATCAAGTGGCCCGCCGTCACCTATAGATCACACTTCAGCAACGTTGCCAAATTGGAGGATGAGCATTTCGGTACCGTGTACACGCTCGGCGCAACGCCGGACTGCTAGCCTCCTAAATGCTTGGCCAGGACGAGGCCATCACAAGATCAAGTATCCCGAGAGATCAATGACAAGCAAGGAGATGGCTGAGTAGCACGATCCCACCACGTTCCGATCTAGTGGTCACCCATGCCACATTGTACAGTAAACCATCCATCATATCAAATGTTGGTACCTCTGACTGACGCTTTGGCTGCGAAATCGACCGCTAGGTCAGGCCGACCACGGGAGTTTGTATAAATAGAAACCACATGCTCCCAAAGGACCTTAGCACCCGTCACAATCATACACATCAGTTCATCATTTACATttgtcttcttttcctcgCTCACTTTTGGCCCTGGTGGCTTTTGGATCAACTCGAACAACCCAATTATAAGTCACTTCGCAGAGCCAACGTGGTGAACGATGCCATCTTTCTTTGCCCGGTCTCTGGCAGTCCTTGCCACCTTACAGGCAACTCTCAGCCTTGCTACTCCCATCTCAGCACGCGATGATGTGATTGAAACACGTGCAACTGGTTACGCTAACTCCGTCTACTTTACCAACTGGTACGTCCTCCCGCTCCCTGCCATAGGGTGCGACCGCATGTGCTTCACAGACATACTAACAACCAGCAGGGGGATATATGGTCGGAATTACCAACCCGCTGACCTTCCTGCCTCTCAAATATCTCACGTTTTATACTCCTTCATGAATCTAAGAGCTGATGGTACTATGTGAGTCCGGAATTAAAGTCACAGATCATATCTCATTGTTCCGAGGTTGGCCTCGCTGACCTGGCACCAAGTTACTCTGGGGATACGTACGCCGATCTAGAGAAGCATTACCCAAGCGACTGTGAGTTTCTACTCTGTACATGCTGCATGTAACGCGAAGTTTGCAAGACTAATTATCATTGCAACAGCTTGGAATGACGTCGGCAACAATGCCTACGGCTGCGTTAAACAGCTGTTCCTCCTGAAGAAAGCAAACCGCAAGATGAAAGTTATGTTGTCCATTGGCGGCTGGACATGGTCCACCAATTTTCCTGCCGCCTCTTCGACGGCAGCCTCTCGTACCACGTTTGCAAAATCAGCAGTCGCTTTCATGAAGGATTGGGGCtttgatggcattgacattgactggGAATATCCTGCCGATGATACTCAGGCCACCAACATGATTCTCCTTCTTAAAGCAGTTCGATCCGAGCTTGATGCATATGCCGCCAAATTTGCACCAGGCTACCATTTCCAGCTATCCATTGCCGCTCCAGCTGGGCCTGATCATTATAACAAATTACACCTCGCAGACCTCGGCAAAGTTTTAGATCACATCAACTTGATGGCATACGATTTTGCCGGATCGTGGAGTAACTACAgcggccatgatgcaaatATATATGCTGATCCTAGCAATCCTAACGCAACACCATTCAACACAGATGATGCGGTTAATGCCTACATCAAAGGCGGCGTCCCGGCAAACAAGATCGTTCTTGGAATGCCAATTTATGGCCGGTCATTCCAGCAAACTGACGGTATTGGGAAGCCATTCTCTGGTGTTGGGAGCGGAAGCTGGGAAAACGGTATCTGGGATTACAAAGTTCTCCCCA
This window contains:
- a CDS encoding histidine acid phosphatase family protein (similar to Metarhizium acridum CQMa 102 XP_007815095.1), giving the protein MPHVRPAEYVVPDPAFELQYVELIHRHHKRTPYASNAFPVESYTWDCDDSRLYLYGESVLGKKATPVFRKGHTSSFNPFVPSGWIGSCNFPQITSSGLDDSWQHGADLNAVYHGMLGFLPAKGSDYKSVVRYRVTNNVITSQVAGMIINGMWSTSDPFPLIVEALGVDSLEPQYSCGTAEALFNDIKSNRNPEWQKHLDASANLFSALDGISGVPASDGGFHSSFDHYYDNLSARQCHAKPLPCKLLDGHNSTSCVSQKHADAVYRMGNWEYSQIYRDHPSSLPASALSLGIWIGELVIHLRDVISGSSTTRYFHNIAHDGSVSRLLSILQIDEMVWPGMGSEVVFELYKRKEHVPNPHPSSPLAAPSCRHDNCLRHMIRHFTSVNTLCHNLPDPSSISPTPALPFPSECSDHPQLSSACACWSNLPTASPLPSNGPSSKPSGYYIRVLFGGKVFQSSNPNLGRLDMVPAEVLLDYLEALVGKSGGAIKSKCQS
- a CDS encoding endochitinase (similar to Verticillium alfalfae VaMs.102 XP_002999875.1) translates to MPSFFARSLAVLATLQATLSLATPISARDDVIETRATGYANSVYFTNWGIYGRNYQPADLPASQISHVLYSFMNLRADGTIYSGDTYADLEKHYPSDSWNDVGNNAYGCVKQLFLLKKANRKMKVMLSIGGWTWSTNFPAASSTAASRTTFAKSAVAFMKDWGFDGIDIDWEYPADDTQATNMILLLKAVRSELDAYAAKFAPGYHFQLSIAAPAGPDHYNKLHLADLGKVLDHINLMAYDFAGSWSNYSGHDANIYADPSNPNATPFNTDDAVNAYIKGGVPANKIVLGMPIYGRSFQQTDGIGKPFSGVGSGSWENGIWDYKVLPKAGATVKYDSVAKAYYSYDSNTKELISFDTPAMIRDKVTYLKGKGMGGSMFWEASADRKGSDSLIGTSITSLGGLDSTDNLLDYPDSKYDNIKKKMT